The Microbacterium paraoxydans genome includes a window with the following:
- a CDS encoding GNAT family N-acetyltransferase yields MLPVTLTTARLVLHAPTEADVDAITEACQDPEIARWTTVPSPYFRQDAEDFVALVEQWWEDGSQTVWGVYADDVLVGMVGLHHIGEHPAGGHAELGYWVVANARGRGYLVEAARAVLDWGFAELGLARIRWQAVVGNVPSARAARALGFRFEGTMRQGLTSQRGRDDGWLAGLLREDDRTPVEWSVL; encoded by the coding sequence ATGCTTCCGGTCACCCTCACCACCGCACGACTCGTCCTCCACGCCCCGACGGAGGCGGATGTCGACGCGATCACCGAGGCGTGCCAGGACCCGGAGATCGCGCGGTGGACGACGGTGCCCTCCCCTTACTTCCGGCAGGACGCGGAGGACTTCGTCGCCCTCGTCGAGCAGTGGTGGGAGGACGGCTCGCAGACCGTCTGGGGTGTCTACGCCGACGACGTCCTCGTGGGCATGGTCGGACTCCACCACATCGGGGAGCATCCGGCCGGGGGCCATGCCGAGCTCGGCTACTGGGTCGTCGCGAACGCCCGCGGCCGCGGCTACCTCGTCGAGGCCGCGCGGGCCGTGCTCGATTGGGGCTTCGCGGAGCTCGGCCTCGCCCGCATCCGCTGGCAGGCCGTCGTGGGCAACGTCCCCTCCGCCCGCGCCGCCCGCGCCCTCGGCTTCCGCTTCGAGGGCACCATGCGCCAGGGACTCACCAGCCAGCGCGGACGGGACGACGGCTGGCTCGCCGGGCTGCTGCGTGAGGACGACCGGACGCCGGTCGAGTGGTCGGTGCTCTGA
- the mfd gene encoding transcription-repair coupling factor, which translates to MTVPGILRALEEASLYRDALAWAHTDADLGLVDGLDAPVLAGLLAKRAAAGHPAALLAVVPTGRRAESVAQALETYVPDAEVLTFPAWETLPHERLSPSPDTVGLRLQTLRRVAEWSGERPLVVVASVRAALQPIAGNLGDIVPLELTVGSRGNELDHVAEQLVERAYSRVDMVSRRGEFAVRGGILDVFPPTSEHPYRVEFFGDEIDQIRAFSVADQRSLPGDVPRVDLPPSRELLLTAEVRERARALIGGFPAISGMLEKMAEGIPVEGMESLLPAVAGPLKSLVEYLPEGTATAVIDPERSTARALTLGETNREFLDAAWSAATSGASAPIDLGAGDFLTIADLREVVRDRGGVWWRLSPFGIGDATAESVEAATVIPSFHGNVDGAIAFVDAKVADGWRVVVLATGHGLVDRARDVLSDRGIAARVVETIADAPDPGVATLTVGGVEAGFQVPEAKLAVLTDNEFYGRTIGGDQRVVKKLASRRKNVVDPLQLKQGDFVVHATHGIGRFVEMTQREVSTGGRNAAKSVRDYLVLEYAPSKRGYPGDKLFVPTDQLDLLSKYVGGEAPTLSKMGGSDWAQAKGKARKAVRDIAVELVKLYSARMSAKGYAFGPDTPWQRELEEAFPFAETQDQLQTIDEIKADMERPIPMDRLLSGDVGFGKTEVAVRAAFKAIQDGKQVAMLVPTTLLVKQHLETFTERFAGFPVKVRPLSRFQTDKEARLTLQGLLDGSVDMVIGTHRILTEQVLFKDLGLMIIDEEQRFGVEHKDALKKMKTNVDILAMSATPIPRTLEMAVTGIREMSTLATPPEDRHPILSFVGPRSDKQIAAAIRREILREGQVFFVHNRVQSIQRVAAELAELVPEARIAVAHGQMGEHALEQVVDDFWERKFDVLVSTTIIETGLDISNANTIIIDRADKYGLSQLHQLRGRVGRGRERAYAYFLYDDMKPLSETAADRLQTIAVNNDLGSGMQVALKDLELRGAGNLLGAEQAGHIAGVGFDLYLRMIGEAVATFRGEEVETGQELRLELPLDARIPEDYIDSERLRLEAYQKLSAASAATAKDDAIDLVVEELVDRYGTPPEEVTGLVSIARLRRRAARAGLTDVVAMGSNLRLAPARLEDSIKVRLQRLYPKAKLVSGGEALVVPMPTVPAAVGVGVEPLPDAELLAWVDQLFTAIFPEPAKPE; encoded by the coding sequence GTGACTGTTCCGGGGATTCTGCGCGCCTTGGAAGAGGCGTCTCTGTATCGTGACGCTCTCGCCTGGGCGCACACCGACGCCGACCTCGGCCTGGTCGACGGGCTCGACGCGCCCGTGCTCGCCGGTCTGCTCGCCAAGCGCGCGGCGGCCGGCCACCCGGCGGCGCTGCTGGCCGTGGTGCCCACGGGGCGCCGCGCGGAATCGGTCGCGCAGGCCCTGGAGACGTACGTCCCGGACGCCGAGGTGCTCACCTTCCCCGCCTGGGAGACGCTGCCGCACGAGCGCCTCAGCCCCAGCCCGGACACGGTCGGCCTGCGACTGCAGACCCTGCGGCGCGTCGCCGAGTGGTCCGGGGAGCGTCCCCTCGTGGTCGTGGCCTCCGTGCGCGCCGCGCTCCAGCCCATCGCCGGGAACCTCGGCGACATCGTGCCGCTCGAGCTGACCGTGGGCAGCCGCGGCAACGAGCTCGACCACGTCGCCGAGCAGCTCGTGGAACGGGCGTACTCCCGCGTCGACATGGTGTCGCGACGAGGCGAGTTCGCCGTCCGCGGCGGCATCCTCGACGTCTTCCCTCCCACGTCGGAGCACCCCTACCGCGTGGAGTTCTTCGGCGACGAGATCGATCAGATCCGCGCGTTCTCCGTGGCGGACCAGCGTTCCCTCCCCGGCGATGTGCCGCGCGTCGACCTCCCGCCCAGCCGCGAGCTCCTGCTCACCGCCGAGGTGCGGGAGCGCGCCAGGGCGCTCATCGGTGGCTTCCCGGCCATCAGCGGCATGCTCGAGAAGATGGCCGAGGGCATCCCGGTCGAGGGCATGGAGTCGCTGCTGCCCGCGGTCGCCGGCCCCCTCAAGTCGCTCGTCGAGTACCTGCCCGAGGGCACGGCGACCGCCGTGATCGACCCGGAGCGCTCGACCGCCCGCGCCCTCACCCTCGGCGAGACGAACCGCGAGTTCCTCGACGCCGCCTGGAGCGCGGCGACCTCCGGTGCCTCCGCCCCCATCGATCTCGGCGCCGGCGACTTCCTCACCATCGCCGACCTGCGCGAGGTCGTCCGCGACCGGGGCGGCGTGTGGTGGCGGCTGAGCCCATTCGGGATCGGCGATGCGACCGCGGAGAGCGTCGAGGCGGCCACCGTCATCCCCTCCTTCCACGGCAACGTCGACGGCGCCATCGCCTTCGTCGACGCGAAGGTCGCCGACGGCTGGCGCGTGGTCGTGCTCGCGACCGGACACGGCCTCGTCGACCGCGCCCGCGACGTGCTGTCCGACCGCGGCATCGCGGCGCGGGTCGTCGAGACCATCGCGGACGCGCCGGACCCGGGGGTCGCGACCCTCACCGTCGGCGGCGTCGAAGCCGGCTTCCAGGTGCCGGAGGCGAAGCTCGCCGTCCTCACCGACAACGAGTTCTACGGCCGCACCATCGGCGGCGACCAGCGCGTCGTCAAGAAGCTCGCCTCCCGTCGGAAGAACGTCGTCGATCCGCTGCAGCTCAAGCAGGGCGACTTCGTCGTGCATGCCACGCACGGCATCGGCCGCTTCGTCGAGATGACCCAGCGCGAGGTCTCCACCGGGGGCCGCAACGCCGCGAAGTCCGTCCGCGACTACCTCGTGCTGGAGTATGCGCCGTCGAAGCGCGGCTACCCCGGCGACAAGCTGTTCGTCCCCACCGACCAGCTCGACCTCCTGTCGAAGTACGTCGGCGGCGAGGCCCCGACGCTGTCGAAGATGGGCGGCAGCGATTGGGCGCAGGCCAAGGGCAAGGCGCGCAAGGCGGTCCGCGACATCGCCGTCGAGCTCGTCAAGCTCTACTCCGCCCGGATGAGCGCCAAGGGGTACGCCTTCGGCCCGGACACCCCCTGGCAGCGCGAGCTGGAGGAGGCGTTCCCGTTCGCGGAGACCCAGGACCAGCTGCAGACCATCGACGAGATCAAGGCCGACATGGAGCGGCCCATCCCGATGGACCGGCTGCTCTCGGGCGATGTCGGCTTCGGCAAGACCGAGGTCGCCGTCCGTGCGGCGTTCAAGGCCATCCAGGACGGCAAGCAGGTGGCGATGCTCGTCCCGACGACCCTGCTCGTCAAGCAGCACCTCGAGACGTTCACGGAGCGCTTCGCCGGGTTCCCGGTCAAGGTGCGGCCGCTGTCGCGGTTCCAGACCGACAAGGAGGCGCGGCTCACGCTGCAGGGCCTCCTCGACGGCTCGGTGGACATGGTGATCGGCACGCACCGCATCCTCACCGAGCAGGTGCTGTTCAAGGATCTCGGCCTCATGATCATCGACGAGGAGCAGCGCTTCGGCGTCGAGCACAAGGACGCGCTGAAGAAGATGAAGACCAACGTCGACATCCTCGCGATGAGCGCCACCCCGATCCCGCGCACGCTGGAGATGGCGGTCACCGGCATCCGCGAGATGTCGACGCTCGCCACACCCCCGGAGGACCGGCACCCGATCCTCTCGTTCGTCGGACCCCGCAGCGACAAGCAGATCGCCGCCGCCATCCGCCGCGAGATCCTCCGCGAGGGGCAGGTCTTCTTCGTGCACAACCGCGTGCAGTCGATCCAGCGGGTCGCGGCCGAGCTCGCCGAGCTGGTCCCGGAGGCGCGGATCGCCGTGGCACACGGGCAGATGGGGGAGCACGCGCTGGAGCAGGTCGTCGACGACTTCTGGGAGCGCAAGTTCGACGTCCTCGTCTCGACCACGATCATCGAGACCGGCCTCGACATCTCCAACGCGAACACGATCATCATCGACCGCGCCGACAAGTACGGGCTGAGCCAGCTCCACCAGCTCCGCGGACGCGTGGGTCGCGGACGGGAGCGCGCCTACGCGTACTTCCTTTACGACGACATGAAGCCGCTGAGCGAGACCGCGGCCGACCGGCTGCAGACCATCGCGGTCAACAACGACCTCGGCTCCGGAATGCAGGTCGCCCTGAAGGACCTCGAGCTGCGCGGTGCCGGAAACCTCCTCGGCGCGGAGCAGGCCGGACACATCGCGGGGGTCGGCTTCGACCTGTATCTGCGCATGATCGGCGAGGCCGTCGCGACCTTCCGCGGCGAGGAGGTCGAGACCGGGCAGGAGCTCCGCCTCGAGCTGCCGCTCGACGCCCGCATCCCCGAGGACTACATCGACAGCGAACGCCTCCGGCTCGAGGCGTACCAGAAGCTCTCCGCCGCCTCGGCCGCGACCGCGAAGGACGACGCCATCGACCTCGTGGTGGAGGAGCTCGTCGACCGGTACGGCACGCCGCCGGAGGAGGTCACCGGACTCGTGTCGATCGCACGGCTGCGGCGCCGGGCGGCCAGGGCCGGGCTCACCGACGTCGTGGCCATGGGCTCGAACCTGCGCCTCGCGCCCGCCCGCCTCGAGGACTCCATCAAGGTCCGGTTGCAGCGGCTGTATCCGAAGGCGAAGCTCGTCTCCGGCGGGGAGGCCCTGGTCGTGCCGATGCCCACGGTGCCCGCGGCGGTCGGCGTGGGCGTGGAGCCGCTGCCCGACGCCGAGCTGCTCGCCTGGGTCGACCAGCTGTTCACCGCCATCTTCCCCGAGCCCGCCAAGCCCGAGTGA